From a single Azospirillum fermentarium genomic region:
- a CDS encoding ImmA/IrrE family metallo-endopeptidase gives MPRPDTLTVETIEAYAEEVAARYEFNPEWDDIRDFTQRLGGSITVQPVIDIRHAESGSLIVEGNGRFRISLSPKTGRLRDNFTIAHELGHYFLHTGTPEGTHPGSFGRYGDTPEERQANRFAAALLMPQARFRELTRQIGRNIPVLAGCFNVSPRAAEVRLESLGL, from the coding sequence ATGCCCCGCCCTGACACCTTGACCGTGGAAACCATCGAGGCTTATGCCGAAGAGGTGGCGGCTCGGTACGAATTCAATCCCGAATGGGACGATATCCGCGATTTCACCCAAAGGCTCGGCGGCTCCATCACCGTTCAGCCCGTGATCGACATCCGTCACGCCGAAAGCGGTTCCCTGATCGTGGAAGGAAACGGGCGGTTCCGTATTTCCCTGTCGCCCAAAACCGGACGCCTGCGGGACAATTTCACCATCGCCCATGAACTGGGCCATTACTTTCTGCACACCGGAACCCCCGAGGGCACGCATCCGGGATCGTTCGGGCGCTATGGCGATACACCCGAGGAGCGGCAGGCCAACCGCTTCGCCGCCGCCCTGCTGATGCCCCAAGCCCGTTTCCGGGAACTGACCCGTCAGATTGGCCGTAACATTCCGGTGCTGGCCGGTTGCTTCAACGTTTCCCCGCGCGCAGCGGAGGTTCGTTTGGAATCTCTGGGCCTCTGA